A genomic window from Ideonella sp. WA131b includes:
- the groL gene encoding chaperonin GroEL (60 kDa chaperone family; promotes refolding of misfolded polypeptides especially under stressful conditions; forms two stacked rings of heptamers to form a barrel-shaped 14mer; ends can be capped by GroES; misfolded proteins enter the barrel where they are refolded when GroES binds): protein MAAKEVVFGGDARARLVEGVNVLANAVKVTLGPKGRNVVLERSFGAPTVTKDGVSVAKEIELKDKLQNMGAQMVKEVASKTSDNAGDGTTTATVLAQAIVREGFKYVAAGLNPMDLKRGIDRAVHALVEELKKASKPTTTSKEIAQVGSISANSDESIGQIIASAMDKVGKEGVITVEDGKSLDNELDIVEGMQFDRGYLSPYFINNPEKQVALLDNPFVLLYDKKISNIRDLLPVLEQVAKSGRPLLIIAEEVEGEALATLVVNTIRGILKVVAVKAPGFGDRRKAMLEDIAILTGGKVIAEEVGLTLEKATLADLGSAKRVEVAKENTTVIDGAGKATDIEARVKQIRVQIEEATSDYDREKLQERVAKLAGGVAVIKVGAATEVEMKEKKARVEDALHATRAAVEEGIVAGGGVALLRARQAAGSVKGDNADQDAGIKLVLKAVEAPLREIVYNAGGEPSVVVNTVLAGKGNYGFNAANDTYGDMIEMGILDPTKVTRTALQNAASVASLILTTECMVAEAPKDEAPAPAGGGMGGMGGMGMDM, encoded by the coding sequence ATGGCAGCTAAAGAAGTTGTTTTCGGCGGTGACGCCCGTGCCCGCCTGGTCGAGGGCGTGAACGTCCTGGCCAACGCCGTCAAGGTCACCCTCGGCCCCAAGGGCCGCAATGTCGTGCTCGAGCGCTCGTTTGGCGCCCCCACGGTCACCAAGGACGGTGTCTCGGTCGCCAAGGAGATCGAGCTCAAGGACAAGCTCCAGAACATGGGCGCGCAGATGGTCAAGGAAGTCGCTTCCAAGACCAGCGACAACGCCGGTGACGGCACCACCACCGCCACCGTGCTGGCCCAGGCCATCGTGCGCGAAGGCTTCAAGTACGTGGCGGCCGGCCTGAACCCGATGGACCTCAAGCGCGGCATCGACCGGGCCGTCCACGCCCTCGTGGAAGAGCTGAAGAAGGCCAGCAAGCCCACGACCACCAGCAAGGAAATCGCCCAGGTCGGCAGCATCTCGGCCAACAGCGACGAGTCCATCGGCCAGATCATCGCCAGCGCGATGGACAAGGTCGGCAAGGAAGGCGTCATCACCGTCGAAGACGGCAAGAGCCTGGACAACGAGCTCGACATCGTGGAGGGCATGCAGTTCGACCGCGGCTACCTGTCGCCCTACTTCATCAACAACCCCGAGAAGCAGGTTGCCCTCCTGGACAACCCCTTCGTGCTGCTCTACGACAAGAAGATCAGCAACATCCGCGACCTGTTGCCCGTGCTGGAGCAGGTGGCCAAGAGCGGCCGCCCGCTGCTGATCATCGCCGAAGAGGTTGAGGGCGAGGCGCTCGCCACGCTGGTGGTCAACACCATCCGCGGCATCCTGAAGGTCGTGGCCGTCAAGGCCCCGGGCTTCGGCGACCGCCGCAAGGCCATGCTGGAGGACATCGCCATCCTGACGGGTGGCAAGGTCATCGCCGAGGAAGTGGGCCTGACGCTCGAGAAGGCCACACTGGCCGACCTGGGCAGCGCCAAGCGCGTGGAAGTGGCCAAGGAGAACACCACCGTCATCGACGGCGCCGGCAAGGCCACCGACATCGAGGCCCGCGTCAAGCAGATCCGCGTCCAGATCGAGGAAGCCACCTCCGACTACGACCGCGAAAAGCTGCAGGAGCGCGTGGCCAAGCTGGCCGGCGGCGTGGCCGTCATCAAGGTCGGTGCTGCCACCGAAGTCGAGATGAAGGAGAAGAAGGCCCGCGTCGAAGACGCGCTGCACGCCACCCGTGCCGCCGTCGAGGAAGGCATCGTGGCCGGTGGCGGCGTGGCGCTGCTGCGCGCCCGCCAAGCCGCCGGTTCGGTCAAGGGCGACAACGCCGACCAGGACGCCGGCATCAAGCTGGTGCTCAAGGCCGTCGAGGCCCCGCTGCGCGAGATCGTCTACAACGCCGGTGGCGAGCCGAGCGTGGTGGTCAACACGGTGCTGGCCGGCAAGGGCAACTACGGCTTCAACGCCGCCAACGACACCTACGGCGACATGATCGAGATGGGCATCCTGGATCCCACCAAGGTCACCCGCACCGCACTGCAGAACGCCGCCTCGGTGGCGAGCCTGATCCTGACCACCGAGTGCATGGTCGCCGAGGCCCCGAAGGACGAGGCCCCGGCCCCGGCCGGCGGTGGCATGGGCGGCATGGGCGGCATGGGCATGGACATGTGA
- a CDS encoding cytochrome c4 gives MKLLTALSRSRPALLAAALLASSAALAATPVPAFKADLARGQQLAATCLACHTADGTRGSPANPILQGQHPEYIAKQLQEFKSGKRRNAIMQGMAAALSTEDMKHIAAFYANKPTPKGFAGNKETVALGEAIWRGGIKARGVPACAGCHGPAGSGIPAQFPRIAGQHVAYTEAQMNAFRLGERANNAQMMAIAGKMNEREIKAVSDFAAGLR, from the coding sequence ATGAAGCTGCTGACCGCCCTCTCCCGGAGCCGACCGGCCCTGCTGGCCGCCGCCCTGCTTGCGTCCTCCGCGGCCCTGGCCGCCACACCGGTGCCGGCATTCAAGGCCGACCTCGCCCGCGGCCAGCAGCTGGCCGCCACCTGCCTGGCCTGCCACACGGCCGACGGCACGCGCGGCTCGCCCGCCAACCCCATCCTGCAGGGCCAGCATCCCGAGTACATCGCCAAGCAGCTGCAGGAGTTCAAGAGCGGCAAGCGGCGCAACGCCATCATGCAGGGCATGGCCGCCGCGCTGTCGACAGAGGACATGAAGCACATCGCCGCCTTCTATGCCAACAAGCCCACCCCCAAGGGCTTTGCCGGCAACAAGGAGACGGTGGCGTTGGGCGAGGCCATCTGGCGCGGCGGCATCAAGGCCAGGGGCGTGCCGGCCTGTGCCGGCTGCCATGGCCCAGCCGGCAGCGGCATTCCGGCGCAGTTCCCGCGCATCGCCGGCCAGCACGTCGCCTACACCGAGGCCCAGATGAACGCCTTCCGTCTGGGCGAGCGGGCCAACAATGCCCAGATGATGGCGATCGCCGGCAAGATGAACGAACGCGAGATCAAGGCCGTGTCCGATTTCGCCGCCGGCCTGCGCTGA
- the groES gene encoding co-chaperone GroES, with protein sequence MKLRPLHDRVIVKRLENETKTASGIVIPDNAAEKPDQGEVLAVGPGKRNDKGDFVTLNIKVGDRVLFGKYSGQTVKVDGDELLVMREEDLFAVVEK encoded by the coding sequence ATGAAGCTGCGTCCGTTGCACGACCGCGTGATCGTGAAGCGTCTTGAGAACGAAACCAAGACTGCCTCGGGCATCGTGATCCCCGACAACGCCGCCGAGAAGCCCGACCAGGGCGAGGTGCTGGCCGTCGGCCCTGGCAAGCGCAACGACAAGGGGGACTTCGTCACCCTGAACATCAAGGTCGGTGATCGCGTGCTGTTTGGCAAGTACAGCGGCCAGACCGTCAAGGTCGACGGCGACGAACTGCTGGTGATGCGCGAAGAAGACCTCTTCGCCGTCGTCGAGAAGTAA
- a CDS encoding YihA family ribosome biogenesis GTP-binding protein — translation MTPPFRATRVGPSAAPSPRHAVTPVASPGARAALAWLHGARFLTTASRLDQLPTDELREIAFVGRSNAGKSSAINRLTQQKRLAFASRTPGRTQHINLFDLGPRDAAEARLADLPGYGYAAVERAAKLRWQEVMAQYLALRRPLHGVVLLADSRLGLTDLDQRLLALVAPRVAMGEVRLLVLLTKVDKLNRSEAQLALRGATEALASLGTESADVGVSTFSALSGQGVADVAEALRGWIVPPATPAETATSAAPEA, via the coding sequence ATGACTCCACCCTTTCGCGCCACCCGCGTCGGCCCGTCGGCCGCGCCAAGCCCGCGTCATGCCGTCACGCCGGTGGCCTCGCCCGGGGCGCGTGCCGCGCTGGCCTGGCTGCATGGCGCCCGCTTCCTCACGACTGCGAGCCGGCTCGACCAGCTCCCGACCGACGAGCTGCGCGAGATCGCCTTCGTCGGCCGCAGCAACGCCGGCAAGAGCAGCGCCATCAACCGCCTGACGCAGCAAAAGCGGCTCGCATTCGCTTCGCGCACGCCCGGACGCACGCAGCACATCAACCTGTTCGACCTCGGTCCGCGCGACGCCGCCGAGGCGCGACTGGCCGACCTGCCCGGCTATGGCTATGCCGCGGTGGAGCGCGCGGCCAAGCTGCGCTGGCAGGAGGTGATGGCCCAGTACCTGGCGCTGCGCCGGCCGCTGCACGGCGTGGTGCTGCTGGCTGACTCGCGCCTGGGCCTGACCGATCTCGACCAGCGCCTGCTGGCCCTGGTGGCGCCGCGCGTGGCCATGGGCGAGGTGCGGCTGCTGGTGCTCTTGACCAAGGTCGACAAGCTCAACCGTTCCGAGGCGCAGCTGGCGCTGCGCGGGGCCACCGAGGCGCTGGCGTCTTTGGGAACCGAGTCCGCCGACGTCGGCGTGAGCACCTTCTCGGCGCTGTCCGGCCAGGGCGTGGCGGATGTCGCCGAGGCGCTGCGCGGCTGGATCGTGCCGCCCGCCACGCCCGCCGAGACCGCCACGTCGGCGGCCCCGGAGGCCTGA
- a CDS encoding alpha/beta fold hydrolase codes for MRVLAGVRLAEAHLPGGTVLACRSAGTGPVRALLLHGFPEAAFAWDGVLQRLAPRHAAVAPNQRGYPGSSAPAGDAAYRARHLVADLAALIEQLGAPLPLLVAHDWGGAVAWNLAAQRPDLIRRLLIINSPHPATLLRELRHDPEQIAASAYMNFLVRPDAAALLAEGDFRRLWPFFGDAAWLDAAQRERYREAWRNGGRGLDPMLAWYRASPLRPALPGDARLAQIDLPDEAVTVRVPTTVLWGERDAALRPGLLRGLERWVPQLELTRVPEGSHWLVHEQPGLVADTAQALIQQALGQTGP; via the coding sequence CTGAGGGTGCTGGCCGGCGTCCGCCTCGCCGAGGCCCACCTGCCCGGCGGCACGGTGCTGGCCTGTCGCAGCGCCGGCACGGGCCCGGTGCGCGCGCTGCTGCTGCATGGCTTCCCTGAGGCCGCCTTTGCCTGGGACGGCGTGCTGCAGCGCCTGGCGCCCCGCCATGCCGCGGTGGCGCCCAACCAGCGCGGCTACCCGGGCAGCTCGGCGCCGGCCGGCGACGCCGCCTACCGCGCGCGGCATTTGGTGGCCGACCTCGCGGCGCTGATCGAGCAGCTCGGCGCGCCGCTGCCGCTGCTGGTGGCGCACGACTGGGGCGGCGCCGTGGCCTGGAACCTGGCGGCGCAGCGGCCGGATCTGATCCGCCGGCTGCTCATCATCAATTCGCCGCATCCCGCCACCTTACTGCGCGAACTGCGGCACGACCCCGAGCAGATCGCCGCCAGCGCCTACATGAACTTCCTGGTGCGCCCGGACGCCGCGGCGCTGCTGGCCGAAGGCGACTTCCGGCGGCTGTGGCCCTTCTTCGGTGACGCTGCCTGGCTCGACGCCGCGCAGCGCGAGCGCTACCGCGAGGCCTGGCGCAACGGCGGCCGCGGGCTCGACCCGATGCTGGCCTGGTACCGCGCCTCGCCGCTGCGGCCAGCGCTGCCGGGCGACGCCAGGCTGGCGCAGATCGACCTGCCCGACGAAGCCGTGACCGTGCGCGTGCCCACCACCGTGCTGTGGGGCGAACGGGACGCGGCGCTCCGCCCGGGGCTGCTGCGCGGGCTGGAGCGCTGGGTTCCGCAGCTCGAACTGACGCGGGTGCCCGAGGGCTCGCACTGGCTGGTGCACGAGCAGCCGGGCTTGGTGGCCGACACGGCCCAGGCACTCATCCAACAGGCCCTGGGGCAGACCGGGCCGTAG